Proteins from a single region of Noviherbaspirillum saxi:
- a CDS encoding nucleobase:cation symporter-2 family protein, whose product MSSIEKAHPVDEVLPASKLAALGLQHVLVMYAGAIAVPLIIGGALKLPKDQIALLIAADLFCCGLVTMIQSIGIWNIGIRLPMMMGVTFTAIAPIIATGSNPALGMQAVFGAVMVAGIFTYIASPYVSRLVKWFPPVVTGTVVLVIGISLMRVGINWAAGGSPTISGPSGPMPNPNYGLPINLAISALVLLTVLLIVAFGKGFIANLSVLIGITAGFLIALALGKVSFDGVATASWFYPIMPFQFGLPTFDIMSSITLCIVMMVIMVEGVGQFLAIGEVVGKPITRTDIARGLRADGVGAILGSIFNTFTYTSYAQNIGLVQVTGVRSRWVCAAAGGILVILGCLPKLAYFAASIPQYVLGGAAVVMFGMVAATGIKILMHVDFDKNNKNLYIVAVSVALGMIPLVADKFFVQLPELLAKFCQNGILLGTLTALLLNILFNGAGTEKEVAFAIAEEPTGAAS is encoded by the coding sequence ATGTCCAGTATTGAAAAAGCCCATCCCGTCGACGAAGTTCTTCCCGCATCAAAGCTTGCTGCCCTCGGCTTGCAGCATGTACTGGTGATGTATGCCGGCGCGATTGCGGTACCGCTGATAATCGGTGGCGCGCTGAAGCTGCCCAAAGATCAGATCGCACTGTTGATTGCCGCTGACTTGTTTTGCTGCGGTCTGGTGACGATGATACAAAGTATCGGTATCTGGAATATCGGCATTCGCCTGCCGATGATGATGGGCGTGACGTTCACCGCCATCGCGCCGATTATCGCTACTGGTTCCAATCCTGCGCTAGGCATGCAAGCGGTGTTCGGCGCAGTGATGGTGGCGGGTATTTTTACCTATATTGCATCGCCCTACGTCAGTCGCCTTGTCAAATGGTTTCCGCCTGTCGTCACCGGCACGGTCGTACTGGTTATCGGCATATCCTTGATGCGGGTCGGCATCAATTGGGCAGCGGGCGGCAGTCCGACCATTTCCGGCCCTTCGGGACCGATGCCCAACCCCAACTATGGCTTGCCGATCAATCTGGCGATTTCCGCCCTGGTCTTGTTGACGGTGTTGCTGATCGTCGCTTTCGGCAAGGGTTTCATCGCCAATCTTTCCGTCCTGATCGGTATCACGGCGGGCTTCCTGATCGCGCTGGCACTAGGCAAGGTAAGCTTCGACGGCGTTGCCACCGCCAGCTGGTTTTATCCGATCATGCCCTTCCAGTTCGGCTTGCCCACGTTCGACATCATGTCGAGCATTACGCTTTGCATCGTCATGATGGTCATCATGGTCGAAGGCGTCGGCCAGTTTCTTGCTATCGGGGAAGTGGTCGGCAAACCGATTACGCGCACCGATATTGCGCGCGGATTGCGAGCTGATGGCGTCGGAGCCATCCTTGGGTCCATATTCAATACCTTCACCTACACTTCGTATGCGCAGAACATCGGATTGGTCCAGGTAACGGGCGTGCGCAGCCGTTGGGTGTGCGCTGCGGCGGGCGGCATCCTTGTGATTCTCGGATGCCTGCCAAAGCTTGCCTATTTCGCGGCTTCGATTCCGCAATACGTACTCGGCGGCGCTGCCGTGGTCATGTTCGGCATGGTCGCTGCCACCGGTATCAAGATCCTGATGCATGTCGACTTCGACAAGAACAATAAAAACCTGTACATCGTCGCCGTGAGTGTTGCGCTGGGAATGATTCCGCTGGTCGCCGACAAATTCTTCGTCCAGTTACCTGAACTGCTGGCGAAGTTCTGCCAGAACGGCATTCTGCTCGGGACCTTGACCGCGCTGCTGCTGAACATCCTGTTCAATGGGGCAGGCACAGAGAAGGAAGTGGCATTTGCGATTGCGGAAGAACCTACTGGCGCAGCTTCCTGA
- a CDS encoding xanthine dehydrogenase family protein molybdopterin-binding subunit, with protein MTHSIIGTSVKRTDLLAKVTGDAKYVADMNMPGLLFGKTKRCNVAHALIKRIDVSKARALPGVKAVLTHENVPRVLHAGSPHPRSASVTCDQYILDNKVRYWGEGVAVVAAISEEIAEKAIGLIEVEYEELPAVFTVEDAQRPDAPLIHDREPGGNLVLPPAIFTRGDVEKGFAEADFILEGEYEGGRPTPAYMEPNVCTCQWDGNGNLTVWISTQTAFMVRGIMAEVLGLPLHKVRVLVDHMGGGFGAKQDLFQHEFLCALLAKETKRPVRMEFTREETFLGGRTRHPAKIWLKQGFRKDGTITARQARVVFNSGAYGSHGPGVTNVGTSALVSLYRCENVHLEGRCVYTNSPIAGAFRGYGVVQTYYALDIQMDEAAVKLGMDPAELKLQNAVREGDIAPSNHPLIGHGLEACIKKGMELTDWRNLRRQPRKVEGPIRYGWGVGCEMHGSSAYPGIKEQGNAIVKMNEDGTAVLLTGTAGLGTGAHTALAQIVAEELGLKFEDVSVVHGDTDVVPWDIGAFASHTTYMGGRAAQMAAAEVKKQMLKRAAEQLDARIDDLVVAQGDITVRARPGLRMTVREAVMPKKGIPAAQLVGTATYHPTKSYSFAAHFVEVRVDTETGYITVEQVIPVHEIGKVIHPVAAAGQIEGGIQQGIGHTLYEDYQIDMRTGRSLNANFVDYKMPLAMDMPPIKTVILENAPDPGGPFGAKGVGEDPIVAIGPAIANAVYDAIGVRFRHYPIKPEQVLTALAQLKGEQQTA; from the coding sequence ATGACACATTCGATTATCGGCACCAGCGTCAAGCGTACCGACCTGTTGGCGAAAGTGACCGGCGATGCCAAGTATGTGGCGGACATGAACATGCCTGGCCTCCTGTTCGGAAAAACCAAGCGGTGCAACGTCGCCCATGCGCTGATCAAGCGCATCGACGTCAGCAAGGCCCGTGCGCTGCCCGGCGTCAAGGCAGTGCTGACCCATGAGAATGTTCCCCGCGTGCTGCACGCCGGTTCCCCGCACCCGCGCTCGGCGTCGGTCACCTGCGACCAGTACATCCTCGATAACAAGGTGCGCTACTGGGGTGAAGGTGTCGCCGTGGTCGCCGCGATAAGCGAAGAAATCGCCGAGAAGGCCATTGGCCTGATCGAAGTGGAATACGAAGAATTGCCGGCCGTATTTACCGTGGAAGACGCACAGCGTCCCGACGCGCCCCTGATCCATGATCGCGAACCCGGCGGCAATCTTGTTTTGCCGCCCGCCATTTTCACGCGCGGAGACGTGGAAAAGGGTTTTGCCGAAGCCGACTTTATTCTCGAAGGAGAATATGAAGGCGGACGTCCGACGCCGGCTTACATGGAACCGAACGTCTGTACCTGCCAATGGGATGGCAACGGCAACCTGACGGTATGGATCTCCACCCAGACCGCCTTCATGGTGCGCGGCATCATGGCCGAAGTGCTCGGCCTGCCCCTGCACAAGGTCCGCGTGCTGGTCGACCATATGGGCGGCGGCTTTGGTGCGAAACAGGATTTGTTCCAGCACGAGTTCCTGTGTGCGCTGCTGGCGAAAGAAACCAAACGCCCGGTACGCATGGAGTTCACGCGCGAGGAAACCTTCCTCGGCGGCCGCACCCGGCATCCTGCAAAAATCTGGCTCAAGCAGGGTTTCAGGAAAGACGGCACGATCACCGCGCGTCAGGCACGTGTCGTATTCAACTCCGGCGCATACGGTTCGCATGGCCCGGGCGTCACCAACGTCGGCACCTCCGCCTTGGTTTCTTTATATCGCTGCGAGAACGTGCATCTGGAAGGCCGCTGCGTGTACACCAACAGTCCGATCGCCGGCGCGTTCCGCGGCTACGGCGTGGTACAGACCTATTACGCGCTGGATATCCAGATGGATGAGGCAGCGGTGAAACTGGGCATGGACCCGGCAGAACTGAAATTGCAGAACGCGGTGCGCGAAGGCGATATCGCACCATCCAATCATCCCTTGATCGGTCACGGACTGGAAGCCTGCATCAAGAAGGGTATGGAGTTGACCGACTGGCGCAACCTGCGCCGCCAGCCGCGCAAGGTGGAAGGCCCGATCCGTTACGGCTGGGGCGTAGGCTGCGAGATGCACGGCAGCAGCGCCTATCCCGGCATCAAGGAGCAAGGCAATGCCATCGTCAAGATGAATGAAGACGGCACGGCGGTACTGCTGACCGGTACTGCGGGACTCGGCACCGGGGCGCACACGGCGCTGGCGCAGATTGTCGCCGAAGAACTCGGCTTGAAATTCGAGGACGTATCGGTAGTCCATGGCGACACCGATGTCGTCCCTTGGGATATTGGCGCGTTCGCGAGCCATACCACCTATATGGGTGGACGTGCCGCCCAGATGGCCGCTGCCGAAGTGAAGAAGCAGATGCTCAAGCGCGCCGCGGAGCAGCTCGACGCCAGGATCGACGACCTGGTGGTGGCACAGGGCGACATCACCGTGCGCGCGCGGCCCGGCCTGCGCATGACAGTGCGTGAAGCCGTGATGCCGAAAAAAGGCATTCCTGCGGCGCAGCTGGTCGGCACCGCCACCTACCATCCGACCAAGTCCTACTCGTTCGCCGCCCATTTCGTTGAAGTGCGCGTCGATACCGAAACCGGCTACATCACGGTCGAGCAGGTGATCCCGGTGCACGAGATCGGCAAGGTCATCCATCCTGTCGCGGCGGCCGGCCAGATCGAAGGCGGTATCCAGCAAGGTATCGGGCACACGTTGTACGAGGACTATCAAATCGACATGCGCACCGGCCGGTCTCTCAATGCCAATTTCGTCGATTACAAGATGCCGCTGGCAATGGACATGCCGCCGATCAAAACCGTGATCCTCGAAAACGCACCGGACCCGGGCGGACCGTTCGGCGCGAAGGGAGTCGGCGAAGATCCTATCGTCGCCATCGGTCCGGCCATCGCCAATGCAGTATACGACGCGATCGGCGTGCGTTTCCGGCATTACCCGATCAAGCCGGAACAAGTCCTGACCGCGCTGGCGCAATTGAAAGGCGAACAGCAGACCGCATAG
- a CDS encoding (2Fe-2S)-binding protein — MKQIISLTLNEEQRELAIEPHHTLLDTLRNDACLTGTKKGCDVGECGSCTVILDGKPVNSCLVLAGEVNGCKITTIEGIQRSCDEVHPLQDNFMKCGAAQCGFCTPGFIVMAKALLDENPAPSTDEIRFAIAGNICRCTGYTKIIEAIDRTAGQMNESTQGETR, encoded by the coding sequence ATGAAACAGATTATCTCCCTCACCTTGAATGAAGAGCAGCGCGAGCTCGCCATCGAACCACATCACACGCTGCTCGACACCTTGCGCAACGACGCCTGCCTGACCGGCACCAAGAAAGGTTGCGATGTCGGCGAATGCGGTTCATGCACTGTCATCCTCGATGGCAAACCAGTGAATTCCTGCCTGGTGCTGGCCGGTGAAGTCAATGGCTGCAAGATCACCACGATTGAAGGCATCCAGCGCTCCTGCGATGAAGTCCATCCGCTGCAGGACAACTTCATGAAGTGCGGCGCTGCACAATGCGGATTCTGTACTCCCGGCTTCATCGTGATGGCGAAAGCGCTGCTCGATGAAAATCCGGCGCCGTCCACTGACGAAATCCGGTTCGCCATTGCCGGCAATATCTGCCGCTGCACCGGTTATACAAAAATTATCGAAGCGATCGACCGCACCGCCGGCCAGATGAATGAAAGCACACAGGGGGAAACACGATGA
- a CDS encoding FAD binding domain-containing protein, with amino-acid sequence MRDFQYFEPVTLSEAVSLLQSGNGKASLIAGGTDLLVQIKEHVRQPDHVINIKKIPGMDDLHFDPETGLRIGALTTTRAVETSPLVQRHYTSLARATTDFASIQVRNRATVVGNVCRASPSADTLPPLIADGATLQIYGPKGRRIERMEDFFTGPGKTALGADEIVTHIMIPPPAPHTGKVYIKHGRRIAMELATVGVAVTLTMEGDTCREVRIVLAAVAPTPIRAKRAEELLRNKRIDQEAIAAAAFAAKEEARPISDVRGSDAYRRQMVSVLTKRALEQALKEAQ; translated from the coding sequence ATGAGAGACTTTCAGTACTTTGAACCCGTAACGCTATCCGAAGCGGTGTCCCTGCTCCAGAGCGGCAACGGCAAGGCGAGCCTGATCGCCGGCGGCACCGACCTCCTCGTGCAGATCAAGGAACATGTGCGGCAGCCCGACCATGTCATCAATATCAAGAAAATTCCTGGCATGGACGATCTGCACTTCGATCCGGAAACCGGATTGCGCATCGGCGCCTTGACCACCACCCGCGCGGTCGAAACCTCGCCGCTGGTGCAACGGCATTATACGAGCCTGGCGCGCGCCACCACCGATTTCGCCTCGATCCAGGTGCGCAACCGGGCAACCGTGGTCGGCAACGTATGCCGCGCCTCGCCTTCTGCGGACACCCTGCCACCGCTGATTGCCGATGGCGCGACGCTGCAGATCTACGGCCCGAAAGGACGCCGCATCGAACGGATGGAAGACTTCTTTACCGGGCCGGGCAAGACCGCGCTCGGCGCCGACGAGATTGTCACCCACATCATGATCCCGCCGCCGGCACCGCACACCGGCAAGGTCTATATCAAGCATGGGCGCCGTATTGCGATGGAACTGGCCACCGTCGGCGTGGCCGTCACCCTGACGATGGAGGGCGATACCTGCCGTGAGGTGCGCATTGTGCTGGCGGCGGTCGCGCCGACGCCGATCCGGGCCAAGCGCGCCGAAGAGTTGTTGCGCAACAAGCGCATCGATCAGGAAGCCATTGCTGCGGCTGCGTTTGCCGCCAAAGAAGAAGCGCGTCCGATCAGCGATGTACGCGGCAGCGATGCTTACCGGCGGCAGATGGTCAGCGTCTTGACAAAAAGAGCCCTTGAACAGGCATTGAAGGAAGCACAATGA
- a CDS encoding uroporphyrinogen-III synthase: MNRLPVQSAVENSMPRKPHASALEQISSGGGIAHTIVVTRPLKQSMLLAERIQSLGVTPTLYPLLDILPAVDRRLIYDAVRNIDCYALVIFVSPNAIAAFFPSVTYWPRSTAIAVMGSTGVKQLEKLGFTEAHVKIVVPDRLSSNDSEGLLKILNLQELRGKRALIVRAETGREYLANALLAGGMTVDLLAAYRRIPVRLDQQRMVLLNELLAGHNDWVVTSTEGLAVLVDQAEQAAGSEGRVRLITQRLIVTHPRIFEAAKIAGFTNVVLSGTGDDNVMSCLTALYSGHGS; this comes from the coding sequence ATGAATCGACTTCCGGTGCAGTCGGCAGTGGAAAATTCCATGCCGCGAAAACCACATGCCTCGGCCCTCGAGCAAATCAGCTCCGGCGGCGGTATTGCGCATACTATTGTGGTAACCAGGCCATTAAAACAATCCATGCTTTTGGCAGAACGAATCCAATCGCTGGGAGTAACACCGACGCTTTACCCGTTATTGGACATCTTGCCAGCCGTGGATCGCAGGCTGATATATGACGCCGTGCGCAATATTGATTGTTACGCATTAGTGATCTTTGTCAGCCCGAATGCAATAGCCGCGTTTTTTCCGTCCGTCACTTACTGGCCGCGATCCACGGCCATTGCCGTAATGGGGAGTACCGGGGTAAAGCAGTTGGAAAAACTAGGTTTTACGGAAGCGCACGTGAAGATCGTGGTACCTGACCGCCTCTCTTCAAACGACTCAGAGGGGTTATTGAAAATTCTCAACCTGCAGGAGCTTCGGGGAAAGCGTGCTCTGATTGTAAGGGCGGAAACAGGAAGAGAGTACTTGGCGAACGCCCTTCTCGCCGGCGGCATGACAGTGGATCTCCTTGCCGCGTATCGGCGGATTCCGGTCAGGCTGGATCAGCAGAGGATGGTATTGCTCAATGAATTGCTGGCTGGTCATAACGATTGGGTGGTGACGAGCACTGAGGGACTGGCGGTGCTAGTGGACCAGGCGGAACAGGCTGCCGGCAGCGAAGGACGAGTGCGCTTGATCACGCAACGACTGATCGTGACACATCCGCGTATTTTTGAAGCCGCAAAGATCGCCGGCTTTACCAATGTCGTTCTTTCAGGTACCGGTGACGATAATGTAATGTCGTGTTTAACGGCGCTGTATTCCGGGCATGGGAGCTAG
- a CDS encoding C45 family autoproteolytic acyltransferase/hydolase: MQTATPILIQGTPENIGLTLGELAQEAMHEWIVRTDEWACLMEWYGTSTITRLIDTVQKAFPTCCDELYGISTGLGMEFEKVFIWNCRAELLGVSSLRSSTLAWNRLGSRSVFHRLSGIGGNEGAVRLATIHPDGMPGFATVYAPGELPGNTIAATTSGMVHAVNRLDLPCALDGVPTGFINRAVLGTQSLLEAIELVMEWNDFGAAHHTLGSAHEFVMVSIESERGQRSIVPVASKYAHTNHAIHDIMKSATHMRNVDSEARLEEMRRLLEEIPPHPDEMCIDQTLTPTTQCQGPPELAASGDVEKTTDSVVTLVTTSETDIRFSVRSTQESTWLTHSFPLNR; this comes from the coding sequence ATGCAAACCGCAACACCTATACTAATTCAGGGAACACCAGAAAATATTGGACTCACTCTGGGTGAACTCGCCCAAGAAGCCATGCATGAATGGATAGTCCGCACAGATGAGTGGGCCTGCTTGATGGAATGGTATGGTACTTCGACAATCACCCGGTTAATCGATACCGTTCAAAAGGCATTTCCGACGTGTTGCGACGAGCTGTATGGTATTAGCACCGGCCTGGGAATGGAATTTGAAAAGGTGTTTATTTGGAACTGTCGTGCGGAGCTACTCGGCGTATCGTCGCTGCGTAGCAGCACGCTTGCCTGGAACCGCTTAGGATCGCGATCCGTGTTCCATCGTCTTAGTGGTATCGGTGGAAATGAAGGTGCAGTGCGATTAGCCACGATTCACCCTGACGGGATGCCGGGCTTTGCTACAGTCTATGCACCCGGAGAACTTCCAGGCAATACCATTGCGGCGACGACGTCCGGAATGGTGCACGCCGTAAATCGCCTGGATTTACCATGCGCATTAGACGGCGTCCCGACTGGATTCATCAACCGCGCGGTTCTCGGCACTCAATCTCTGTTGGAAGCGATCGAACTGGTCATGGAATGGAACGACTTTGGCGCAGCACACCATACTCTAGGTTCGGCACATGAGTTTGTCATGGTAAGCATTGAATCAGAGAGAGGGCAGCGCTCAATCGTTCCAGTCGCTAGCAAGTATGCGCACACAAATCATGCTATTCACGACATTATGAAGTCGGCAACCCACATGCGTAACGTCGACAGCGAGGCACGCCTGGAGGAGATGCGGCGGCTACTCGAGGAAATCCCGCCGCACCCTGACGAAATGTGCATCGATCAGACGCTCACGCCGACGACGCAATGTCAAGGACCTCCCGAGCTGGCCGCATCAGGCGACGTGGAGAAAACGACTGATTCTGTCGTCACCCTGGTAACGACAAGCGAAACAGATATTAGATTTAGCGTTCGATCAACGCAGGAATCAACATGGCTTACGCACAGCTTTCCCCTCAATAGGTAA
- a CDS encoding LysR family transcriptional regulator: MKNLANMNVSLRQLRAFIAVASEGHFTRAADKLNLSQSSVSALVHELEANLGLRLFDRHTRLLQITQAGAELLPLVKKAVDDIDSVIENSSELRTLGRGRVSIAASSVQAALMLPRFIRQFCIEYPGVKVELHDVAEHEVPQMVRMGEVDFGIGTEADSKLDLAAHLLSSDAFVVVMRPDHALARKRELRWQDLADMPLIGPRHGNPIRERLDSALQAEGITLSRLHEVYLPLTMVGMVEAGLGIAVMSTAVSRLAAGLGLVVKTVTNPVIQREVSLLFHAGRSLSPTAQHFRDLLIRSKQVLAEQ, encoded by the coding sequence ATGAAAAATCTCGCCAACATGAATGTTTCCCTGCGCCAGCTGCGCGCATTTATTGCAGTCGCGTCGGAAGGACACTTCACCCGCGCTGCGGACAAGCTCAACCTGTCGCAGTCATCGGTCAGCGCACTGGTACATGAACTCGAAGCCAATCTCGGCCTGCGCCTGTTCGATCGCCACACGCGCCTGCTGCAAATCACGCAGGCCGGCGCCGAACTCTTACCTCTGGTAAAGAAAGCGGTCGACGACATCGACAGCGTCATCGAAAATTCCAGTGAATTGAGAACGCTCGGCCGGGGTCGCGTATCGATTGCCGCGTCGTCGGTCCAGGCTGCGTTGATGCTGCCGCGCTTTATCCGGCAGTTTTGTATCGAATATCCCGGCGTCAAAGTGGAATTGCATGACGTCGCGGAACACGAAGTCCCGCAAATGGTGCGCATGGGGGAAGTTGATTTCGGCATCGGGACAGAAGCCGACAGCAAGCTGGACCTTGCCGCGCATTTGTTATCTTCCGATGCGTTTGTGGTGGTCATGCGCCCCGATCACGCGCTCGCACGCAAGCGCGAATTGCGCTGGCAGGACCTGGCGGATATGCCGTTGATCGGCCCCCGGCACGGCAATCCTATCCGCGAGCGCCTTGACAGCGCCTTGCAGGCCGAGGGAATCACGCTCTCCCGTCTGCATGAGGTATATTTGCCGCTGACCATGGTCGGCATGGTGGAAGCGGGTCTCGGAATTGCGGTGATGAGTACGGCGGTGAGCAGGCTTGCTGCAGGACTTGGACTTGTGGTCAAAACGGTGACTAATCCTGTGATCCAGCGTGAAGTGTCCTTGCTGTTCCATGCCGGCCGCTCGCTTTCTCCAACGGCCCAGCATTTTCGCGATCTATTGATCCGTAGCAAACAGGTGCTTGCCGAACAGTGA
- a CDS encoding methyl-accepting chemotaxis protein, with amino-acid sequence MKWFYDLRIATKLVVAIAAVLCLTVLLGAVSLYRMGSINQASSEQVDKWLPGVKTILLLRGNLGEFRRWELSHLINTTEPTMAFAEKRLADLSAALKRDREAYARLLSSPEEQALYAELTTMFDQFMVEHQKFLVLSRQNSKDEAKTFIVGESSRLLGEMTARINKLVDINAEGGNAAHRRAQDTYTMSLIWMLCLIGATVVSGILLALWIARIISSPLKFAVVTARRVAAGDLTAIIEVRSKDETGQLMQALRDMNDGLVRIVSDVRASTDTIATASGEIASGNLDLSSRSEAQASSLQQTAASMEQLTATVKQNADNATQANQLAINASGVAAKGGEVVSQVVDTMASINDSSRKIVDIISVIDGIAFQTNILALNAAVEAARAGEQGRGFAVVASEVRSLAQRSAAAAKEIKTLIGDSVDKTEAGSRLVGQAGKTMDEVVSSVLRVTDIIGEITTASREQRTGIEQINQAIAQMDQTTQQNAALVEQASAAAEAMQEQASKLVDVVKVFKLDNAEAMPHMGMMVYHSAAM; translated from the coding sequence ATGAAATGGTTTTACGATTTGAGAATCGCGACCAAGCTCGTCGTCGCGATTGCCGCAGTGTTGTGCCTGACCGTATTGCTTGGTGCGGTTTCTCTCTACAGGATGGGCAGCATCAACCAGGCGTCCAGCGAACAGGTTGACAAGTGGCTGCCTGGTGTCAAGACCATCCTGCTCTTGCGCGGCAATCTGGGCGAGTTCCGCCGCTGGGAGTTGTCGCATCTGATCAATACCACCGAGCCGACAATGGCGTTTGCGGAAAAGCGTCTTGCCGACTTGTCCGCGGCATTGAAGCGCGACCGGGAAGCATACGCGCGCCTGCTATCCTCGCCGGAGGAACAGGCGCTGTATGCGGAGCTGACCACGATGTTCGACCAGTTCATGGTCGAACATCAAAAGTTTCTAGTGTTGTCTCGGCAGAACAGCAAGGATGAAGCGAAAACCTTCATCGTCGGCGAATCCTCGCGCCTGCTCGGAGAAATGACTGCCCGGATCAACAAGCTCGTCGACATCAATGCCGAAGGCGGAAACGCTGCACATCGACGGGCGCAGGACACCTACACGATGTCGCTTATCTGGATGCTGTGCCTGATAGGCGCAACCGTGGTATCAGGCATTTTGCTCGCCTTATGGATCGCGCGCATCATATCCAGTCCCTTGAAATTTGCCGTCGTTACCGCCAGGCGGGTTGCCGCCGGCGATCTGACCGCGATCATCGAGGTCAGATCGAAAGATGAAACAGGCCAGCTGATGCAGGCACTGAGGGATATGAACGACGGTCTGGTGCGCATCGTCAGCGATGTACGCGCATCGACCGATACCATTGCGACCGCATCGGGCGAGATAGCATCGGGGAACCTGGATTTGTCTTCCAGAAGCGAAGCGCAAGCCAGTTCCCTCCAGCAGACGGCAGCGTCGATGGAGCAGTTGACAGCAACCGTGAAGCAGAACGCCGACAATGCAACGCAAGCCAATCAACTGGCGATTAACGCGTCGGGCGTAGCGGCAAAGGGCGGCGAGGTGGTATCGCAAGTGGTGGACACGATGGCCTCGATTAACGATTCGTCCAGGAAGATCGTCGACATCATCAGTGTGATCGATGGCATTGCTTTCCAGACCAATATTCTTGCGCTGAACGCCGCGGTGGAGGCGGCGCGCGCCGGCGAACAGGGCAGGGGATTCGCCGTGGTCGCCAGCGAAGTACGCAGCCTCGCGCAACGAAGCGCCGCCGCGGCAAAAGAAATCAAGACCTTGATCGGCGATTCGGTCGATAAAACAGAGGCGGGCAGCAGGCTTGTCGGACAGGCCGGCAAGACCATGGATGAAGTGGTAAGCAGTGTGCTTCGCGTCACCGATATCATCGGCGAGATTACGACTGCCAGCCGCGAGCAGCGAACCGGGATCGAGCAGATTAACCAGGCGATCGCGCAGATGGACCAGACGACCCAGCAAAACGCGGCATTGGTCGAGCAGGCGTCGGCGGCCGCGGAAGCCATGCAGGAGCAGGCAAGCAAACTGGTCGATGTCGTCAAGGTGTTCAAGCTGGACAATGCCGAGGCCATGCCGCACATGGGTATGATGGTTTATCACTCTGCGGCCATGTGA
- the moaA gene encoding GTP 3',8-cyclase MoaA produces the protein MNKKIIPIMDHRRLDVDAAADRRPVVATAEPASVSALPDVVTDKLDRPLRDLRISVTDRCNFRCVYCMPKEVFDHRYTYLPQDALLSFEEIVRIAKLFIARGVRKIRLTGGEPLLRKNIERLVAMLSTLRTIDGDSLELTLTTNGSLLAKKAHALKDAGLTRLTVSLDALDDTLFRKMNDVDFAVADVLRGLDAAHQAGFTHTKVNMVVKGGTNDSQILTMARYFKDSPFILRYIEYMDVGSSNGWKLDEVIPSAEVIRRIHQEFPLRAIAPNYDGETAARWRYVDGGGEIGVISSVTQAFCQSCTRARLSTEGKLFTCLFGTQGYDLRTLLRRGDTDDELSTVIARLWRARSDRYSEMRTAMTSVAVPLRKVEMSYIGG, from the coding sequence ATGAACAAGAAGATTATTCCCATCATGGATCATCGTCGGTTGGACGTCGACGCAGCGGCTGACCGGAGACCTGTGGTTGCGACCGCCGAGCCTGCATCGGTCTCCGCCTTGCCGGATGTCGTAACCGACAAACTCGACCGCCCGCTTCGCGACTTGCGCATCTCCGTGACAGATCGCTGCAATTTCCGCTGCGTGTACTGCATGCCCAAGGAAGTATTCGACCATCGCTATACCTATCTGCCGCAGGATGCGCTGCTCTCCTTTGAAGAAATAGTCAGGATCGCAAAACTATTCATTGCCCGTGGCGTTCGCAAGATCCGGCTCACCGGCGGCGAGCCATTGTTGCGCAAGAATATAGAGCGCCTGGTTGCCATGCTCAGCACGCTTCGGACAATCGACGGGGATAGTCTGGAACTGACGTTGACGACCAACGGATCGCTGCTTGCGAAAAAGGCCCATGCGCTGAAAGATGCCGGGCTGACCCGCCTCACGGTGTCGCTCGATGCGCTGGACGACACGCTGTTCCGCAAGATGAACGATGTCGATTTTGCCGTGGCTGATGTGCTGCGAGGCCTTGATGCTGCGCATCAGGCCGGCTTTACGCATACCAAGGTCAACATGGTGGTCAAGGGCGGCACCAACGACAGCCAGATACTGACTATGGCCCGCTATTTCAAGGATTCCCCCTTTATCCTGCGATATATCGAGTACATGGACGTGGGATCGTCCAATGGCTGGAAGCTGGACGAGGTGATCCCGTCAGCGGAAGTCATTCGGCGCATTCATCAAGAGTTTCCCTTGCGTGCAATTGCGCCGAATTATGATGGTGAAACGGCTGCGCGATGGCGCTACGTGGATGGCGGTGGCGAAATTGGCGTTATCTCCAGCGTTACGCAGGCATTCTGCCAAAGCTGTACCCGGGCGCGCTTATCGACCGAAGGAAAGCTGTTCACCTGCCTGTTCGGCACGCAGGGTTACGATTTGCGGACCTTGCTGCGGCGCGGCGATACGGATGACGAGTTGTCGACGGTGATCGCGCGCCTGTGGCGCGCACGCAGCGACCGGTATTCGGAAATGCGGACCGCGATGACATCGGTTGCCGTACCGTTGCGCAAGGTGGAAATGTCGTACATAGGCGGCTAG